The following proteins are encoded in a genomic region of Nymphalis io chromosome 8, ilAglIoxx1.1, whole genome shotgun sequence:
- the LOC126769856 gene encoding cGMP-dependent protein kinase 1-like — MVLCPPFKWASKGGFNLTTPVRERNDSVPRRETIRFPEVPEVPETPKVESIVINGNASHFKKSISLSVDPGGSSKKSSYMSIQSEKSIAGFSNLKDSDSENADERKSSAGRKTISDLVQTDPEKRARRKRGIIAPHTPLDSDKFPTDLNYEKFTKDEKSSIQIKKAVMANDFLRNIMDEERLLAVVEAMSPQEFPAGSLMIREGESGSHLFVSAYGQFEVLKGGQVVKNFGPGEAFGELAILYKAKRFASIRCITEAKVWTLERRVFQKIMVRSGRQEQEDNIRFLSSVPLLQGIHPIELAKIAEFLKREFFSAGTTVVRQGDRGDKFYLIRGGTVVVTKREEDGGERRLGSLGRGEYFGEQALLHEDRRLASVTALPPGVECLTLERGPFTELLGNLEELKNIRHSDPRPSQQKKTSVVKSEYEYVELKDLEIVGTMGVGGFGRVELVQYKRDPSLTFALKCLKKVDMVQQQQQEHAFNEKNIMMACKSRFICRLYRTFKDNKYIYFLMEPVLGGDVWTILQKQRYFPENISRFMAACVVEAFQYLHSKDIIYRDLKPENLMLDKRGYIKLVDFGFAKRLTTNSKTWTFAGTPEYVAPEIVLNKGHDRAVDCWALGVFVHELLVGKPPFRAAGGDHMKTYTLILRGIDAVAFHPRVPKSAQMLIRKLCRAVPAERLGYLKNGIADIKNHKWFLGFDWEGLREGKMKAPLVQSVASDLDLSNFEKYPKDKLPPDETSGWDVNF, encoded by the exons atggtgCTGTGTCCGCCATTCAAATGGGCATCCAAAGGAGGATTTAATCTTACCACTCCCGTAAGAGAACGCAATGACTCTGTACCTCGAAGAGAAACTATT agATTTCCCGAAGTTCCCGAAGTCCCTGAAACTCCAAAGGTCGAAAGCATTGTCATCAATGGAAATGCTTCACATTTCAAAAAAAGCATTTCATTATCAGTAGATCCAGGAGGGTCCAGTAAAAAATCGAGTTACATGAGCATTCAAAGTGAAAAATCTATCGCCGGCTTTAGCAACCTTAAGGATTCTGATAGTGAAAATGCGGACGAGAGAAAAAGTAGTGCCGGTCGTAAGACCATTTCAGATTTAGTTCAAACCGATCCCGAGAAACGCGCTCGGCGCAAACGAGGTATCATTGCGCCTCATACACCTTTGGATAGTGACAAATTTCCGACCGATTTAAATTATGAGAAGTTCACTAAGGATGAGAA GTCatcgatacaaataaaaaaagccgtTATGGCTAATGactttttaagaaatataatggaCGAAGAACGTCTTCTTGCAGTCGTTGAAGCAATGAGTCCTCAAGAATTTCCAGCTGGTAGTCTCATGATTCGTGAAGGAGAAAGTGGAagtcatttatttgtttcagcGTACGGACAATTTGAAGTATTGAAAGGAGGTCAAGTGGTAAAAAACTTCGGACCTGGAGAAGCTTTTGGAGAACTTGCCATTTTGTATAAAGCCAAAAGATTCGCTTCTATTCGTT gcatAACGGAAGCAAAAGTATGGACACTAGAACGACGGGTATTTCAAAAGATTATGGTCCGCAGTGGCCGTCAAGAACAAGAAGATAATATTCGTTTCTTGTCATCCGTACCTCTTCTTCAAGGTATTCATCCGATAGAACTAGCAAAGATTGCAGAATTTTTGAAAAGg GAATTCTTTTCCGCCGGAACGACTGTGGTTAGACAAGGAGATCGTGGGGacaaattttacttaattcGTGGAGGCACAGTAGTAGTAACTAAACGCGAAGAAGATGGAGGGGAAAGGCGCCTAGGTTCACTTGGGAGAGGTGAATATTTCGGCGAGCAGGCGTTACTACATGAAGACCGCCGCCTTGCTAGCGTCACCGCTCTTCCACCCGGCGTGGAATGCTTAACATTGGAACGAgg TCCATTCACAGAACTATTGGGTAATTTGGaagaattgaaaaatataagacattCAGATCCAAGGCCCTCCCAGCAAAAAAAGACATCAGTTGTCAAAAGTG AATACGAATACGTGGAATTAAAAGATCTTGAGATTGTGGGCACCATGGGTGTAGGAGGATTTGGGCGTGTGGAACTCGTACAGTATAAACGAGATCCTTCGTTAACATTCGCACTGAAATGCCTTAAAAAAGTAGATATGGTACAGCAGCAGCAACAAGAGCACGCTTTCAACGAGAAAAACATTATGATGGCATGTAAAAGTAGATTTATATGCAG attATATCGTACATTTAAAgacaataagtatatatattttctaatggAACCCGTTTTGGGCGGTGATGTGTGGACTATACTGCAGAAGCAACGGTACTTCCCTGAGAACATCTCCCGCTTTATGGCCGCCTGCGTGGTTGAAGCATTCCAGTATCTACACTCTAAGGATATCATATACAGAGATCTAAAGCCTGAGAACTTGATGTTGGATAAACGTGGTTACATTAAATTA gttGATTTTGGATTTGCCAAGAGATTAACGACAAACAGCAAAACATGGACTTTTGCCGGTACCCCAGAATATGTAGCACCTGAGATTGTGCTCAATAAG GGACATGACCGAGCAGTGGACTGCTGGGCTCTGGGCGTATTCGTTCACGAGTTGCTGGTGGGCAAACCGCCATTCCGCGCGGCAGGCGGCGACCACATGAAGACATATACGCTCATCCTGCGCGGTATCGACGCCGTCGCTTTTCACCCGCGCGTGCCCAAGTCCGCTCAGATGCTCATCCGCAAGTTGTGTCGCGCCGTGCCAGCTGAGCGTCTCGGATACCTCAAGAACGGCATCGCAGATATAAAAAATCACAA ATGGTTCCTCGGCTTTGACTGGGAAGGTTTACGCGAGGGCAAGATGAAGGCGCCATTGGTGCAATCTGTGGCCAGCGACCTAGACTTATCTAACTTTGAAAAATATCCCAAAGATAAGTTGCCACCAGACGAGACCTCCGGATGGGATGTTAATTTTTAA